In one Geoglobus acetivorans genomic region, the following are encoded:
- a CDS encoding COG1361 S-layer family protein has translation MRKVIFILTAIMLALVTDAGAVSVDYTVNPSTPHPGDVFTIGVFVSSQGSVLRDLKITFMEQEENLAILKDGEEVSRLTRDVGDVYGNAKTSINLIAHSGGVYNLRVKVVYDYGTKSFEEVLSIRVLEKPSFRVSQYTIPELFPGSQSNVSFSILNSGGKARNLVAELVTPKGIISSGKIEKDAVDKGEAFNLMFNLSAVQSLKPDIYPMTLSLRFEDTFGNPYSENYSFSVRVEAKPAVIISDISTNPDSIYPGDSFTLSVTIQNSGKGKAENVRAVLSYPAGFSGETEGFAGDIESGTAKTVNFRIKVSKDVESGTYPFKLSVYSDSLGEVKEFEFSIFVNDFGDIDLEISGIYFSERPLTGSEFTLSFQLENVGQQTAKAVSIELELPDGFEGRNQYFTGTIEGGDSATASFDLKAPENPGDYIIRAKISYLDSRYERHEVERTFTLHVYSTESMGALYAGVLAVILVIAATLLWRRSKK, from the coding sequence GTGAGAAAGGTTATTTTTATACTAACTGCAATTATGCTCGCTCTGGTTACAGATGCTGGGGCAGTCTCGGTCGACTACACGGTCAATCCTTCAACTCCACACCCCGGCGACGTCTTTACCATTGGCGTTTTTGTATCCTCTCAGGGGTCGGTTTTGAGAGATTTGAAAATAACTTTCATGGAACAGGAGGAAAATCTTGCGATTCTCAAGGATGGAGAGGAAGTATCCAGGCTTACCAGAGATGTTGGAGACGTTTACGGGAACGCAAAAACTTCAATAAATCTAATCGCCCACTCTGGCGGAGTTTACAACCTCAGGGTCAAGGTTGTCTACGACTACGGGACAAAAAGCTTTGAAGAGGTACTATCAATTCGAGTTCTCGAGAAGCCTTCGTTCAGGGTGTCTCAGTACACCATCCCCGAGCTGTTTCCGGGGTCCCAGTCAAACGTGTCCTTCAGCATATTGAACAGTGGGGGAAAAGCCAGGAACCTTGTGGCCGAGCTTGTAACGCCGAAAGGCATAATTTCTTCTGGAAAAATTGAGAAGGATGCGGTCGATAAGGGGGAGGCTTTCAATCTGATGTTCAATCTGAGCGCAGTACAGTCTCTGAAGCCCGACATATATCCGATGACTCTTTCCCTGAGGTTTGAAGACACCTTCGGGAATCCATACTCTGAAAACTACTCGTTTTCAGTCAGGGTTGAAGCAAAACCGGCAGTAATCATCTCTGACATATCCACGAACCCTGACAGCATATATCCCGGAGATAGCTTCACCCTTTCTGTGACAATCCAGAATTCCGGAAAAGGAAAAGCAGAAAATGTCAGAGCTGTGCTCTCATATCCGGCTGGCTTCTCGGGTGAGACTGAAGGATTTGCAGGAGACATCGAGTCCGGGACTGCAAAAACGGTAAACTTCAGGATTAAGGTCAGCAAGGATGTTGAAAGCGGAACATATCCGTTCAAACTTTCGGTGTATTCTGACAGCTTAGGCGAAGTAAAGGAATTCGAATTCAGTATTTTTGTTAACGACTTTGGGGATATAGACCTTGAAATTTCTGGAATTTACTTCTCTGAGAGACCTCTTACGGGTTCGGAATTCACACTTTCCTTCCAGCTCGAAAACGTTGGGCAGCAAACTGCAAAAGCCGTCAGCATAGAACTGGAACTTCCTGATGGATTCGAGGGACGAAATCAGTATTTCACCGGGACCATTGAAGGTGGAGACTCAGCAACTGCATCATTTGACCTCAAGGCTCCCGAAAATCCTGGAGACTATATTATCAGGGCAAAAATATCGTATCTGGATTCCAGGTATGAACGGCACGAAGTTGAAAGGACATTCACCCTGCATGTTTACTCGACAGAAAGCATGGGCGCACTTTATGCTGGAGTTCTGGCTGTTATTTTGGTCATTGCTGCCACACTCCTCTGGAGGAGAAGCAAAAAATGA
- a CDS encoding ABC transporter ATP-binding protein, with product MSLISLEDVWKTYRMDRVEVHALRGATLEVGEGEFVVILGPSGSGKTTLLNIIGGIDLPTKGKVYFRGRDISKLDDRELTLHRRKNVGFVFQFFNLLPTLTARENVMIAQELVDNSRDVDEVLEFVGLGDRASHFPSELSGGEQQRVAIARALVKNPPLILADEPTGSLDLETGKRVLRVMRDINRESKITFILVTHNSVIGEMADKIVRLRDGKVADIKINESPLEPEELEW from the coding sequence ATGAGTCTGATCTCTCTCGAGGATGTCTGGAAAACCTACAGGATGGACAGAGTAGAGGTTCATGCTTTGAGGGGAGCCACCCTCGAGGTGGGTGAAGGTGAGTTTGTTGTCATTCTTGGACCTTCAGGTTCGGGGAAAACGACCCTGCTGAATATAATTGGCGGGATAGATCTGCCCACGAAGGGGAAGGTGTATTTCAGGGGTAGGGATATCTCGAAACTCGATGACCGGGAACTCACTCTCCACAGAAGGAAGAATGTGGGTTTTGTTTTTCAGTTTTTCAACCTTCTTCCAACCCTGACAGCGAGAGAAAATGTTATGATTGCTCAGGAACTTGTTGATAATTCCAGAGACGTCGATGAGGTTCTGGAGTTTGTGGGGCTTGGGGATCGAGCCAGTCATTTTCCCTCCGAGCTTAGCGGTGGCGAGCAGCAGAGGGTTGCAATAGCAAGGGCGCTTGTAAAAAATCCGCCACTCATTCTTGCAGACGAACCCACCGGAAGTCTTGATCTTGAAACGGGAAAGCGGGTTTTGAGGGTTATGAGGGACATAAACAGGGAAAGCAAGATAACGTTCATCCTTGTTACGCACAATTCAGTCATAGGAGAAATGGCTGACAAAATCGTAAGGCTTAGAGATGGGAAGGTTGCTGACATTAAAATAAACGAATCTCCGCTTGAACCGGAGGAGCTTGAATGGTAG
- a CDS encoding ABC transporter permease, whose translation MVAILHLKVFRDIKAQKYQFLAIIFLIVAGVGLFSAFYMAYLNLSTTYHHFYNEMDFEDLSATFLPISQEKLEKVKRIDGIKDFVIRTTLYGVYERENREITLRIVTMPDKMAVNRLYLVEGRFPDKGENAILLLKNFADFHGIKPGEVIEATVDGKKVKFTVSGIVYSPEFLWIFESGSWITTPENYGVVFVNHRTLEKALGKELPPTEIHITVVDKSRVEGVINRVSDVIGKDNLITIYKREDQPSYRALKMDLDGFREMAVMFPALFYLISAMMIYILMSRLVREQRRVIAVLRATGYTKTEILVHYSLHSVISGIVGTAGGIVLGFVLSSVITDVYVGYLNIPYSIVGIYPDVIMFSFVMGMGVPAFAGILTALTAAKVEPASALRGIEVKSEGIRAEKLFAIFSRASLLTKFAVRNMFRTPRRTVYSIFAVMSSVVLLLVSLSFVDATNYVLDTQFNEITTYNVKVKTGSEEIYDRIKKMEEVEEAIKFIEAGVVIEKDGKRKATVLYALPADQNLINIFDMEGRRRLPPSDGVVLPEIIARELRISPGEVVYLTSPEFGKIKVRVSEIYDQPMIPAMYSDIDYFSRISGQKFNTIAVKFRDGMVNEGKTRISELEGVRIDSVDELKDYIDQVMGLMYAFTGFALIFGGSIGFSAIFNTVTISVMERRVEIATLKMLGFTDGEIFKTLVLEVVLMGFAGIVLGIPAGYYVAGKFFESFESELYLIPMRISLGSYAISVIFVLMVILLSMVPAFRYIRKMDIQKIASEFVG comes from the coding sequence ATGGTAGCGATTCTACATCTGAAGGTATTTAGGGACATAAAGGCTCAGAAATATCAGTTTCTGGCAATTATCTTTCTGATCGTGGCAGGAGTTGGGCTTTTCTCAGCATTTTACATGGCCTATCTGAATTTGAGCACCACTTACCATCATTTTTATAACGAAATGGATTTTGAGGACCTTTCTGCCACGTTCCTTCCAATCAGTCAGGAAAAGCTTGAGAAGGTCAAGAGAATAGATGGAATAAAGGACTTTGTCATAAGGACGACGCTGTATGGCGTTTACGAAAGAGAAAACAGAGAAATCACTCTAAGAATCGTTACAATGCCTGATAAAATGGCAGTTAACAGACTGTACCTTGTGGAGGGCAGGTTTCCGGACAAGGGCGAAAACGCAATTCTGCTGCTGAAGAATTTTGCAGACTTTCACGGGATAAAACCCGGTGAAGTTATTGAGGCAACTGTGGATGGAAAGAAGGTAAAATTTACGGTTTCTGGGATAGTCTATTCTCCCGAATTTCTCTGGATATTTGAGTCCGGGAGCTGGATCACAACCCCTGAGAACTATGGTGTTGTTTTTGTCAACCACAGAACACTTGAAAAAGCGCTTGGGAAGGAATTGCCACCAACGGAAATTCACATAACTGTGGTTGATAAAAGCAGGGTGGAAGGGGTCATAAACAGAGTTTCGGATGTGATTGGCAAGGACAATCTGATCACAATTTACAAAAGAGAAGATCAGCCAAGCTATCGGGCGCTAAAAATGGATCTCGATGGATTCAGGGAGATGGCAGTAATGTTCCCCGCTCTTTTTTATCTCATCTCTGCCATGATGATTTACATACTGATGTCCCGTCTTGTCAGAGAACAGAGAAGAGTTATAGCAGTTTTGAGAGCCACTGGATATACTAAGACAGAGATACTTGTTCACTATTCCCTTCACTCAGTAATCTCAGGAATTGTGGGAACTGCTGGAGGAATTGTACTGGGCTTTGTGCTATCTTCCGTAATAACTGATGTTTATGTGGGTTATCTCAACATCCCGTATTCTATAGTGGGAATTTATCCTGATGTCATCATGTTCTCTTTTGTTATGGGTATGGGCGTCCCAGCATTTGCAGGTATATTGACTGCATTGACTGCGGCGAAGGTCGAGCCGGCTTCAGCACTGAGGGGCATAGAGGTCAAATCTGAAGGCATCAGGGCTGAAAAACTCTTTGCAATTTTTTCGAGAGCATCGCTTCTCACAAAGTTTGCAGTCCGAAATATGTTCAGAACTCCCCGGAGGACTGTTTACTCTATTTTTGCAGTAATGTCGAGTGTCGTGCTACTCCTTGTATCTCTTTCGTTTGTTGATGCGACCAATTATGTTCTTGACACACAGTTTAATGAAATCACAACCTACAACGTAAAGGTGAAAACAGGCAGCGAGGAGATTTACGACAGGATAAAGAAAATGGAAGAGGTTGAGGAAGCCATAAAATTCATTGAAGCAGGAGTTGTTATAGAGAAGGATGGTAAAAGGAAAGCGACTGTTCTTTATGCTCTGCCTGCTGACCAGAATCTTATCAATATATTTGATATGGAGGGGCGGCGGAGGTTACCTCCATCAGATGGTGTTGTTTTGCCAGAAATAATTGCCAGGGAGCTCAGAATTTCTCCGGGTGAGGTAGTTTACCTGACTTCCCCCGAATTTGGAAAAATAAAGGTTAGGGTGTCGGAGATCTATGATCAGCCAATGATTCCTGCAATGTATTCAGACATTGACTATTTTTCGAGAATTTCTGGACAGAAATTCAACACAATTGCAGTAAAATTCAGAGATGGCATGGTGAATGAAGGGAAAACACGTATTTCAGAACTTGAAGGAGTCAGGATAGATTCAGTGGATGAACTGAAGGATTACATTGATCAGGTTATGGGTCTGATGTATGCTTTTACGGGTTTTGCACTTATTTTTGGTGGGTCCATTGGTTTTTCGGCAATCTTCAACACCGTAACTATAAGTGTTATGGAACGAAGGGTCGAAATAGCAACCCTTAAGATGCTGGGATTTACGGATGGAGAAATCTTCAAGACTCTGGTACTGGAGGTCGTTTT
- a CDS encoding Nif3-like dinuclear metal center hexameric protein has protein sequence MDLKLIEGFLDEYLKVHDFPDASTNGLQVEGSHDVEKIAFAVDASMQSFTYALECEAEMLIVHHGIIWNGVDRVTGLMKERLKFLLENELSLYAAHIPLDAHPEIGNNAMILRYIGIEPEDRFGDYKGTKIGYAGYANSEFEEILEILEDRFGEVGYMKFGDDYVEKIAVISGRGAGYIEEAKKEGVDLLITGEIEHTAYHAAKDCAMNIIYLGHYNSETPGVKALMNVAGDKLGVDVEFLDIPTDL, from the coding sequence ATGGATCTCAAACTTATCGAAGGATTTCTTGATGAGTACCTCAAAGTTCATGACTTCCCTGACGCAAGTACGAACGGATTGCAGGTTGAAGGCAGCCATGACGTCGAAAAAATTGCATTTGCTGTGGATGCCTCGATGCAGAGCTTCACCTATGCTCTCGAATGCGAGGCAGAGATGCTCATTGTGCACCACGGCATAATCTGGAACGGAGTCGACAGGGTTACCGGACTGATGAAGGAGAGGCTGAAGTTTCTGCTGGAAAACGAGCTCTCTCTTTACGCAGCACACATACCACTTGATGCCCATCCAGAAATCGGGAACAATGCAATGATCCTCAGATACATCGGCATCGAGCCCGAAGACAGATTTGGAGATTATAAAGGCACGAAAATAGGTTATGCAGGCTATGCAAATTCCGAATTTGAAGAGATACTTGAGATCCTCGAAGACCGGTTTGGCGAAGTGGGATACATGAAATTCGGCGACGATTACGTGGAAAAAATAGCCGTGATTTCCGGGAGAGGTGCAGGATACATTGAGGAAGCGAAAAAAGAAGGTGTAGATTTACTGATCACGGGAGAAATCGAGCATACTGCATATCACGCTGCAAAAGATTGTGCAATGAATATCATATATCTCGGCCACTACAACAGCGAAACCCCCGGAGTGAAGGCGTTGATGAACGTCGCTGGGGACAAGCTGGGAGTAGATGTTGAGTTTCTGGATATTCCCACAGACCTCTGA